From the genome of Bosea sp. Tri-49, one region includes:
- a CDS encoding LysR substrate-binding domain-containing protein gives MTEPQQRLPSLNALRAFETAARHLNFRAAADELGVTQGAVAQHVRGLESELRLKLFERQPRLLALTSAGRSYATHVARAFALLAEATDTLRPQPLRLTISATPSIAAKWLVPRLPDFTTAHSQLELNILASDALANFQSDGVDIAIRQGRPPFGPGLTADLLFEHEIVAVCQPAMRPSEEDLASLPLLRDGHDLWPEFFERALGRPMPLAIRSTRFNQTALAIDAAIAGQGIALASRFLVEPDLAAGRLVLATTANMRGGLDFYVVSARKPRHTEQTALVRTWLLAQRG, from the coding sequence ATGACCGAACCGCAGCAGCGCCTGCCCTCGCTCAACGCGTTGCGCGCCTTCGAGACGGCCGCACGGCATCTCAATTTCCGCGCTGCGGCCGATGAGCTCGGCGTTACCCAGGGCGCGGTCGCGCAGCATGTCCGCGGCCTCGAAAGCGAACTTCGCCTGAAGCTGTTCGAGCGCCAGCCCCGCCTGCTCGCTTTAACCAGCGCCGGCCGCAGCTACGCGACCCATGTCGCCCGCGCCTTCGCCCTGCTGGCCGAGGCGACAGACACTCTGCGCCCACAGCCGCTGCGATTGACGATCAGTGCGACGCCGAGCATCGCGGCGAAATGGCTGGTGCCGCGCCTGCCGGACTTCACCACCGCCCATTCGCAGCTCGAACTCAACATCCTCGCCAGCGACGCGCTGGCGAACTTCCAGTCGGATGGCGTAGACATCGCCATTCGCCAGGGCCGCCCCCCGTTCGGCCCCGGCCTGACCGCCGACCTCCTGTTCGAGCACGAGATCGTCGCGGTCTGCCAGCCCGCCATGCGCCCATCCGAGGAGGACCTGGCGAGTCTGCCACTGCTACGCGATGGACACGATCTCTGGCCGGAATTCTTCGAGCGCGCGCTCGGCCGGCCCATGCCTCTGGCGATCCGCAGCACGCGCTTCAACCAGACGGCGCTGGCGATCGATGCCGCGATCGCCGGCCAGGGCATCGCGCTGGCCAGCCGCTTCCTGGTAGAACCTGATCTCGCCGCCGGCCGCCTCGTGCTGGCGACGACGGCGAACATGCGCGGCGGCCTCGATTTCTACGTCGTCAGCGCCCGCAAACCGCGGCACACCGAGCAGACCGCGCTGGTCAGGACGTGGCTGCTCGCCCAGCGCGGCTGA
- a CDS encoding SDR family oxidoreductase, whose product MAGEKVAIVTAGGSGMGAAAAKRLAQDGFKVAILSSSGKGEALAKELGGFGVTGSNQSNDDLKRLVDETIARFGRIDVLVNSAGHGPRAPITEITDEQWHTGLDVYLMNVIRPTRLVAPVMAAQKSGAIINISTAWAFEPAANFPTSAVFRAGLAAYTKLFADQYAAQNVRMNNVLPGWIDSLPQTDERRDGVPMQRYGTSEEIAATIAFLASEGAGYITGQNLRVDGGLMRSL is encoded by the coding sequence ATGGCAGGAGAAAAAGTCGCAATCGTCACCGCCGGTGGCAGCGGCATGGGCGCAGCCGCGGCGAAACGGCTGGCGCAGGACGGCTTCAAGGTCGCGATCCTGTCCTCCTCCGGCAAGGGCGAGGCCCTGGCCAAGGAACTCGGCGGGTTCGGCGTCACCGGCTCGAACCAGTCGAACGATGACCTGAAGCGGCTGGTCGACGAGACGATAGCGCGCTTCGGCCGCATCGATGTGCTGGTCAACAGCGCCGGCCATGGTCCGCGCGCGCCGATCACCGAGATCACCGACGAGCAATGGCATACCGGTCTCGACGTCTACCTGATGAATGTGATCCGGCCGACCCGGCTGGTCGCGCCGGTGATGGCGGCACAGAAGTCGGGCGCGATCATCAACATCTCGACCGCCTGGGCCTTCGAGCCGGCAGCCAACTTCCCGACCTCGGCGGTGTTCCGCGCCGGGCTCGCCGCCTACACCAAGCTCTTCGCCGACCAGTATGCGGCCCAGAACGTGCGGATGAATAATGTCCTGCCCGGCTGGATCGACTCGCTGCCGCAGACAGACGAGCGCCGCGACGGCGTGCCTATGCAGCGCTACGGCACCAGCGAGGAGATCGCCGCGACGATCGCCTTCCTCGCCTCGGAGGGCGCTGGCTACATCACCGGCCAGAACCTGCGGGTCGATGGCGGCTTGATGCGCTCGCTCTAG
- the tam gene encoding trans-aconitate 2-methyltransferase encodes MTGKVDWDANQYLRFEDERTRPPLDLIQRVRLTDPQLCIDLGCGPGNSTELVAARFPDAKVEGLDSSPDMLEKARKRLPQLSFTLADLESWSADSRYDLIFANAALQWIPDHPALFARLAGSLAPGGVLAVQMPNNLSEPSHVSMDEAAAEGPWAARLANARASKAVIGSFSDYRRWLMAAGCQVDIWQTTYVHALAGHDAIVEWFKSTGLKPYIDPLPAGERDAFLASYREKIAAAYPAEPDGKVLLRFPRLFILAVRA; translated from the coding sequence ATGACGGGCAAGGTCGACTGGGACGCGAACCAGTATCTGCGCTTCGAGGACGAGCGGACGCGCCCGCCGCTCGACCTGATCCAGCGCGTGCGCCTCACCGATCCGCAGCTTTGCATCGATCTTGGCTGCGGGCCGGGCAACAGCACTGAACTCGTCGCCGCCCGCTTTCCGGATGCCAAGGTCGAAGGGCTCGATTCCTCGCCGGACATGCTGGAGAAGGCGCGCAAGCGCCTGCCGCAGCTCTCCTTCACTCTGGCCGATCTGGAGAGCTGGTCGGCCGATAGCCGCTACGACCTGATCTTCGCCAATGCGGCGCTGCAATGGATTCCCGACCATCCCGCCCTGTTCGCCCGATTGGCCGGGTCGCTGGCGCCGGGCGGTGTGCTCGCCGTGCAGATGCCGAACAATCTGAGCGAGCCCTCGCATGTTTCGATGGACGAGGCCGCCGCCGAGGGGCCCTGGGCGGCCCGCCTCGCCAATGCGCGGGCCTCGAAGGCGGTGATCGGCTCGTTCTCGGACTATCGGCGCTGGCTGATGGCGGCCGGCTGCCAGGTCGATATCTGGCAGACGACCTATGTCCACGCGCTCGCCGGCCACGATGCGATCGTCGAGTGGTTCAAGAGCACGGGCCTCAAGCCCTATATCGACCCGCTGCCGGCCGGGGAGCGCGATGCTTTCCTCGCCAGCTATCGCGAGAAGATCGCAGCCGCCTATCCGGCCGAGCCGGACGGCAAGGTGCTGCTGCGTTTCCCGCGCCTGTTCATCCTCGCGGTCCGGGCGTAG